The following are encoded together in the Anopheles nili chromosome 3, idAnoNiliSN_F5_01, whole genome shotgun sequence genome:
- the LOC128726549 gene encoding RIP-like protein, translated as MEIINPGPSSNQTSVAQKIRSRDAARRFKYGSPKLVDMMREKCRIRIKEARSDQFLRKRNILEEEKAFLETIVREELSELEHDIALQDLIYSELIQETEQWLFYEQSENYLIDSYDIETVFCPICQRNVLMHDNDSQVLSCSCGIKFRFDGSIESFSKLVSVTINQHASRCGSNLQFFTEPIVDSEYAQLNAFCLCCDYYRGLTS; from the exons ATGGAAATCATAAATCCCGGTCCATCGTCAAACCAAACTAGTGTAGCGCAGAAAATACGCTCACGAGATGCTGCACGTCGCTTCAAATATGGTTCCCCGAAGCTAGTCGATATGATGCGCGAG AAATGCCGAATACGCATAAAGGAAGCGCGCAGTGATCAGTTCTTACGGAAACGAAACATCTTGGAGGAAGAGAAAGCATTCCTGGAGACGATTGTTCGTGAGGAACTGTCGGAGCTGGAGCATGACATTGCGCTACAAGATCTGATCTATTCTGAGCTGATTCAAGAAACCGAACAGTGGTTATTCTACGAACAGTCGGAAAACTATCTTATCGATTCGTACGACATCGAAACTGTGTTTTGCCCCATATGCCAACGTAATGTTCTAATGCACGACAATGATTCTCAGGTATTAAGCTGTTCATGCGGTATTAAATTTCGTTTCGATGGATCTATTGAATCGTTCAGTAAGCTTGTATCAGTAACCATCAACCAGCATGCATCTCGTTGCGGTAGCAACTTGCAGTTTTTTACTGAACCGATTGTAGATTCCGAATACGCTCAACTAAATGCATTTTGCCTCTGCTGTGACTACTACCGCGGGTTAACAAGTTAA